From one Mesoplodon densirostris isolate mMesDen1 chromosome 19, mMesDen1 primary haplotype, whole genome shotgun sequence genomic stretch:
- the THAP11 gene encoding THAP domain-containing protein 11 produces MPGFTCCVPGCYNNSHRDKALHFYTFPKDAELRRLWLKNVSRAGVSGCFSTFQPTTGHRLCSVHFQGGRKTYTVRVPTIFPLRGVNERKVARRPAGAAAARRRQQQQQQQQQQQQQQQQQQQQQQQQPSPSASTAQTAQLQPNLVSASAAVLLTLQAAVDSSQAPGSVPPAPTTPTGEDVKPIDLTVQVEFAAAEGAAAAAAASELEAATAGLEAAECPMGPQLVVVGEEGFPDTGSDHSYSLSSGTTEEELLRKLNEQRDILALMEVKMKEMKGSIRHLRLTEAKLREELREKDRLLAMAVIRKKHGM; encoded by the coding sequence ATGCCTGGCTTTACGTGCTGCGTGCCAGGCTGCTACAACAACTCGCACCGGGACAAGGCGTTGCACTTCTACACGTTTCCCAAGGACGCTGAGCTGCGGCGCCTTTGGCTCAAGAATGTGTCCCGTGCCGGCGTCAGTGGGTGCTTCTCCACCTTCCAGCCCACCACGGGCCACCGTCTCTGCAGCGTTCACTTCCAGGGCGGCCGCAAGACCTACACGGTGCGGGTCCCCACCATCTTCCCGCTGCGCGGCGTCAACGAGCGCAAAGTAGCACGCAGACCCGCGGGGGCCGCAGCCGCCCGCCGcaggcagcaacagcagcagcagcagcaacagcagcagcagcaacaacagcagcagcagcagcagcagcagcagcagccgtcGCCGTCCGCCTCCACTGCCCAGACCGCCCAGCTGCAGCCGAACCTGGTATCTGCTTCTGCGGCTGTGCTCCTCACCCTTCAGGCTGCTGTGGACAGCAGCCAGGCTCCGGGATCCGTGCCTCCGGCGCCCACCACTCCCACGGGAGAAGATGTGAAGCCCATTGACCTGACGGTGCAAGTGGAGTTCGCGGCCGCAGAGGGCGCAGCCGCCGCAGCCGCTGCGTCGGAGCTAGAGGCTGCTACAGCAGGATTGGAGGCCGCCGAGTGCCCCATGGGCCCCCAGTTGGTGGTGGTCggggaagagggcttccctgatacTGGCTCCGACCACTCTTACTCGTTGTCGTCAGGCACCACAGAGGAGGAGCTCTTGCGCAAGCTGAACGAGCAGCGGGACATCCTGGCGCTGATGGAGGTGAAGATGAAGGAGATGAAGGGCAGCATCCGTCACCTGCGTCTCACCGAGGCCAAACTCCGTGAGGAACTACGCGAGAAGGATCGGCTGCTGGCCATGGCTGTCATCCGCAAGAAGCACGGAATGTGA
- the CENPT gene encoding centromere protein T produces MADSYSRDSEPTTRTLLRRVLDTADPRTPRRPRSARTDVQRALLQTPASRRLRSQTKMTARRCSHRARSIDRLAHVQASGHLEEQTPRTLMKNILLTAPESSIVMPESVVKPVPAPQVVQASRRESGRSSLELQLPELEPPTTLAPGLLALGRRKQRLRLSVFQQGVDLGLPPSQEPHGNADASSLTSSLNLTFATPLQPQSVKRPGLARRPPTRRAVDVGTFLQDLRDTSLALAPPDTVLEDTQPFSQPLVGRSPSVHHSLPCRSHSGAKDVERAASRRTWSSGLGLQTNGAGKPAQLLAGEVEEVDALALGFPNVSSNISEEDGVGPLQNGAGEEAEEGMEGSLREVEKAAEAQGSARAEEPEGHVEVTEAEGSWGAVEAKQPEGSSGDEDTSGRTASPGLASSTPEFLRARRLQFLQPAPPPSTAVLPSEPPEPLSARLPPKPRIPGSRPRQDPYKTGLNHYAKLFGFYAKMPMEKKAVEMVEKCLDRYFKHLCDDLEVFAAHAGRKTVRPEDLELLMRRQGLVTDQASLHVLVERHLPLEYRQQLIPCAFSGNTVFPAQ; encoded by the exons ATGGCGGACAGCTACAGCCGGGACAGCGAGCCTACGACGCGCACGCTACTACGGCGCGTGCTGGATACAGCGGATCCTCGCACCCCGCGGCGACCCCGGAGTGCTCGGACTGA TGTCCAGAGAGCCCTGCTTCAAACACCTGCCTCTAGGAGGCTGAGGAGCCAAACAAAGATGACTGCCCGGCGTTGTTCTCATAGAGCCAGG TCTATTGACAGATTGGCCCATGTTCAAGCCAGTGGACACCTGGAGGAACAGACACCCCGGACTCTAATGAAGAACATCTTACTAACTG CCCCAGAATCTTCCATCGTAATGCCAGAGTCAGTGGTGAAGCCAGTGCCGGCACCGCAGGTGGTCCAGGCTTCCAGACGGGAAAGCGGTCGGAGCAG CCTGGAGCTGCAGCTTCCTGAACTTGAGCCCCCAACAACCCTGGCTCCAGGTCTGCTGGCTCTTGGCAGAAGGAAGCAGAGACTGAGGTTGTCAGTGTTTCAGCAAGGAGTGGACTTGGGACTGCCTCCCTCCCAAG AGCCTCATGGGAATGCTGATGCCTCTTCCCTCACCAG CTCCCTCAACTTGACTTTCGCCACACCTCTGCAGCCACAATCAGTGAAGAGGCCTGGTTTGGCCCGCAGACCTCCTACCCGCCGAGCTGTAGATGTGGGTACATTTTTGCAGGATCTGCGAGATACTTCCCTGGCCTTGGCTCCTCCAG ACACAGTGTTGGAGGACACCCAGCCCTTCTCCCAGCCCTTGGTTGGCCGTTCCCCCAGTGTGCACCACTCCCTGCCTTGCCGCTCTCACTCTGGGGCTAAAGATGTGGAGAGGGCTGCCAGTcgcaggacatggagcagtgggctTGGGCTGCAGACCAACG GTGCTGGGAAGCCAGCCCAGCTTCTGGcaggagaggtggaggaggttGATGCCCTTGCTCTGGGCTTTCCGAACGTCAGCAGTAATATCTCTGAAGAAGATGGAGTAGGGCCCTTACAGAATGGAGCAGGTgaggaggcagaggaaggaatggaAGGAAGCTTGAGGGAAGTGGAGAAGGCAGCAGAAGCACAGGGATCCGCCAGAGCAGAAGAGCCTGAAGGACACGTAGAAGTGACCGAAGCAGAGGGATCCTGGGGGGCTGTCGAGGCCAAGCAGCCAGAAGGATCTTCAGGGGATGAAGACACCTCTGGTAGAACAG CAAGTCCAGGGTTGGCCTCCAGCACCCCAGAGTTCCTTCGGGCCAGGCGACTTCAGTTTCTTCAGCCAGCTCCACCGCCTAGCACTGCAGT GTTACCTTCAGAGCCTCCGGAGCCTCTGTCGGCCAGGCTTCCTCCCAAGCCCCGAATCCCTGGCTCCAGACCCCGTCAAGATCCCTACAAGACTGGACTGAACCACTATGCGAAACTCTTTGGCTTCTATGCTAAGATGCCCATGGAGAAGAAGGCTGTGGAGATGGTGGAGAAGTG CCTGGACAGGTATTTCAAGCATCTTTGTGACGACCTGGAGGTATTTGCTGCTCATGCTGGCCGCAAGACTGTGAGGCCAGAGGACCTGGAGCTGCTGATGCGAAG GCAGGGCCTGGTCACTGACCAAGCCTCCCTGCATGTGCTCGTGGAGCGGCACCTACCCCTGGAGTACCGACAGCAGCTCATCCCTTGTGCATTCAGTGGCAACACTGTCTTCCCTGCCCAGTAG
- the TSNAXIP1 gene encoding LOW QUALITY PROTEIN: translin-associated factor X-interacting protein 1 (The sequence of the model RefSeq protein was modified relative to this genomic sequence to represent the inferred CDS: inserted 1 base in 1 codon; substituted 1 base at 1 genomic stop codon) encodes MDSPKPQCPSFATTLRAHLRPLGAIVDDSFLTEAKNTQKRKLSQKRKTLLSCPFSISGHLSPRPTYISDQTILHNRKPCSDDYQKRVGXARQQPLRTTKPRYLERLENYLRKELLLLDLGTDSAQELRLQPYREIFEFFIEDFKTYKPLLSSIKSAYEVMLADQREKIWALESLKAKLVTVNEDCNERILAMRAKERDEISTLKKEKMNLLKLIDKKNEEKISLQSEVTKLRKNLAEEYLRYLSERDAHKILIADLNELRYQREDMTLAQSPGVWGEDPVKLTMALKMARQDLTRTQMELNTMKASFGDVVPRRDFEMQEKTLKDLQEQLDSLRDDYEEVHKEHETLLQLHTTTLKERDQFCSELQEIQRTATPRPDWSKCEDVVAGGRDRWQMLAEGKNSDQLVDVLLEEIGEGLLREKDFFPGLGYGESIPPFLRFDGIVENKKPTKKDVVNLKDGWKERITEKQKEKFPDFFFNFLERRFGPGDAMAWAYTIFEYTKLFHSNEVMSQFYAVLMGKRKESVYIKQETTARLLKEMTSADSQNAGLRTTEQLSTALKSTFPFKKDERIQELMEAGGWHPSSSNADLLNYCVLFMEYEEGQSMPXYMDEKDEYLQELKQELDLELHDEVTLPKVREALMNIDPSLDKQTLNSYLSQAFQLPMTELPEEGEEKEEGIVIRLQTALEQLQMSDVRGVGPREQEPAS; translated from the exons ATGGACTCCCCGAAGCCGCAGTGCCCCAGCTTCGCGACCACGTTAAG AGCACACTTGAGACCTTTAGGAGCGATTGTAGATGATTCCTTCCTCACAGAAGCCAAGAATACCCAGAAACGCAAGCTTTCTCAGAAACGGAAGACGCTGCTG TCCTGTCCGTTCTCCATCAGTGGCCACCTGTCCCCAAGGCCCACATACATCAGTGACCAGACCATTCTGCATAATCGAAAGCCCTGTTCAGATGACTACCAGAAGCGAGTAGGATAAGCCAGG cagcagcccctgcGCACTACCAAGCCAAGGTACCTAGAGCGACTAGAGAACTACCTACGCAAGGAGCTCCTCCTGCTGGACCTGGGCACAGATTCTGCCCAGGAGCTAAGGCTGCAG CCTTACAGAGAGATCTTTGAATTTTTCATAGAGGACTTCAAAACATACAAGCCATTGCTATCCTCCATCAAGAGTGCATATGAGGTGATGCTGG CCGACCAGAGGGAGAAGATTTGGGCTCTGGAGTCCCTGAAGGCGAAGCTTGTCACTGTGAACGAGGACTGCAATGAGAGGATCCTGGCCATGAGGGCCAAGGAGAGAGATGAAATCTCCACGCTGAAGAAAGAGAAGATGAATTTGCTAAAACTCATTGATAAGAAGAATGAGGAGAAGATCTCATTGCAGAGTGAG GTGACCAAACTGAGGAAGAACTTGGCTGAGGAGTATCTGCGCTACCTCAGCGAGCGAGATGCCCATAAGATCCTCATTGCAGACCTGAATGAGCTACGGTACCAGCGGGAAGACATGACACTAGCCCAGTCCCCAG GTGTCTGGGGGGAGGACCCCGTGAAGTTAACAATGGCTCTGAAGATGGCCCGGCAAGACCTGACCCGCACGCAGATGGAACTCAACACCATGAAAGCCAGCTTTGGAGACGTGGTGCCCAGAAGGGACTTTGAAATGCAGGAGAAGACCCTCAAGGACCTGCAGGAGCAG CTGGACAGCCTGAGAGACGACTATGAAGAGGTCCACAAGGAGCACGAGACGCTGCTGCAGTTGCACACGACCACGCTGAAGGAGCGGGACCAGTTCTGCTCCGAGCTGCAGGAGATCCAGCGCACAGCCACACCACGGCCAGACTGGTCCAAGTGTGAAG ATGTGGTGGCTGGAGGACGAGATCGCTGGCAAATGCTGGCCGAGGGCAAGAACAGCGACCAGCTGGTGGATGTGCTCCTGGAGGAGATTGGCGAGGGGCTGCTCCGGGAGAAAGACTTCTTCCCTGGTCTG GGTTACGGGGAATCCATCCCCCCTTTCCTTCGGTTTGATGGCATTGTGGAGAACAAGAAGCCAACCAAGAAGGATGTGGTAAACCTCAAGGATGGCTGGAAGGAACGTATCACTGAGAAGCAG AAAGAGAAGTTCCCAgatttcttcttcaatttcctGGAGCGTCGCTTTGGGCCTGGTGATGCCATGGCCTGGGCTTACACCATTTTTGAGTATACCAAGCTCTTCCACTCCAATGAGGTCATGAGTCAGTTCTATGCAGTTTTGATGGGAAAG AGGAAAGAGAGTGTGTACATCAAGCAGGAGACAACAGCACGGCTGCTGAAGGAGATGACCAGTGCTGACAGCCAGAACGCGGGGCTACGAACCACGGAGCAGTTAAG CACTGCCCTCAAGAGTACCTTCCCCTTCAAGAAGGACGAGAGAATTCAGGAGCTGATGGAGGCAGGGGGCTGGCATCCCAGCAGCAGCAATGCAGACTTGCTCAACTACTGTGTATTATTTATGGAG TATGAGGAGGGCCAGAGCATGC TTTACATGGATGAAAAGGATGAATACTTACAGGAGTTAAAGCAGGAGCTGGACCTGGAACT CCACGATGAGGTGACCCTACCCAAGGTACGTGAGGCCTTGATGAACATTGATCCCAGCCTGGACAAGCAGACCCTAAACAGCTATTTGAGCCAGGCCTTCCAGCTCCCCATGACAGAACTGCCAGAAGAGGgcgaggaaaaggaagaaggcaTTGTGATAAGGCTCCAGACTGCACTGGAACAGCTTCAGATGAGTGATGTTAGGGGTGTGGGGCCCCGAGAGCAGGAACCTGCAAGCTGA